A region of Micromonospora sp. WMMD882 DNA encodes the following proteins:
- a CDS encoding SAM-dependent methyltransferase — protein MTQTGHHAEPGPVAQPRVDSSVAHNARVWNHWLGGKDNFDADRRVGDHVRQMFPVIGEVARADRRFLARAIGFLAGDAGVRQFLDVGTGLPTADNTHDLAQAIAPESRIVYVDNDPMVLVHARALLTSRPEGVTRYVEADVHQPETILAAAAETLDLDRPVAVMMLGILNFVLDTDEAYAIVRRLMDAAPSGSYLAVTHPTLELDGEANMAAMEFWNAHAAPPIRARTGAEIAGFLTGLELVEPGLVSCSRWRPTNPDAPSVPQYGAVARKP, from the coding sequence GTGACACAGACCGGGCACCACGCCGAGCCGGGGCCGGTCGCCCAGCCCCGGGTCGACAGTTCGGTGGCGCACAACGCCCGGGTGTGGAACCACTGGCTGGGCGGCAAGGACAACTTCGACGCCGACCGCCGGGTCGGCGACCACGTCCGCCAGATGTTCCCGGTGATCGGTGAGGTGGCCCGCGCCGACCGGCGGTTCCTGGCCCGGGCGATCGGCTTCCTGGCCGGCGACGCCGGCGTCCGCCAGTTCCTCGACGTGGGCACCGGGCTGCCGACCGCCGACAACACCCACGACCTCGCCCAGGCGATCGCGCCCGAGTCCCGGATCGTCTACGTCGACAACGACCCCATGGTGCTGGTGCACGCCCGGGCGCTGCTGACCAGCCGGCCCGAGGGCGTGACCCGCTACGTCGAGGCGGACGTGCACCAGCCGGAGACGATCCTGGCCGCCGCCGCCGAGACCCTCGACCTCGACCGGCCCGTCGCGGTCATGATGCTCGGCATCCTCAACTTCGTGCTGGACACCGACGAGGCGTACGCGATAGTGCGCCGGCTGATGGACGCGGCGCCGTCGGGCAGCTACCTGGCCGTCACCCATCCCACCCTGGAGCTGGACGGCGAGGCGAACATGGCGGCGATGGAGTTCTGGAACGCGCACGCCGCCCCGCCGATCCGGGCCCGCACGGGGGCGGAGATCGCCGGGTTCCTCACCGGGCTGGAGCTGGTCGAGCCGGGACTGGTGTCCTGTTCGCGGTGGCGGCCGACCAACCCGGACGCCCCGTCGGTGCCGCAGTACGGGGCCGTCGCCCGTAAGCCCTGA
- a CDS encoding helix-turn-helix transcriptional regulator, with amino-acid sequence MRNDLRELRLAAGLSQRELAQALAVSRQTINSIETGRYDPSLSLAIAIARHFHRAVEEIFHVD; translated from the coding sequence GTGCGGAACGACCTGCGTGAGCTCCGGTTGGCCGCCGGCCTCTCCCAGCGTGAGCTGGCCCAGGCGCTGGCGGTCTCCCGCCAGACGATCAACTCGATCGAGACCGGACGCTACGACCCGTCCCTGTCGCTGGCGATCGCCATCGCCCGGCACTTCCACCGCGCCGTCGAGGAGATCTTCCATGTCGACTGA
- a CDS encoding MFS transporter, which yields MVDRPVPAARWIAIWLAQLVSLIGSSLTGFVLGVWVYQRTGSVTQFSMIFLAATLPAVLVAPFAGALADRRDRRRLMLASDTLAAVGTAALAALVAADALAVWHIYLATALSAAASTVHQVAYQAMTPALVGKRHLGRFNGLMQVSRAVQIAAPLVAGVLVVTIGIGGVMAVDLVTFVVAAGTLLLVRLPAGVTRPAGSGPAEPVLRGAADGWRHLRERPGLLQLMVVFGGYNFLFGIAGVLVQPLILSFATADTLGVLMFAGGAGLFAGSLVMGAWGGPPRRIAAVCGGLAAGGAALVLHAAAPSAWLIGVVAPLFLFTLPIVNSSTMTLIQTKTEPSVLGRVLATARVVGDASVPLAYVLAGPLADGIFEPLLRPDGPLADSVGAVIGTGEGRGIALVFAVTGTLMVLLAATAWARPVLRGVDDLPDAIPAAPAAPAPDPQPSDVDGAVPTNR from the coding sequence ATGGTTGACCGTCCGGTGCCCGCCGCCCGCTGGATCGCCATCTGGTTGGCGCAGCTCGTCTCGCTGATCGGGTCGAGCCTCACCGGGTTCGTCCTCGGGGTCTGGGTCTACCAGCGGACCGGCTCGGTCACCCAGTTCTCGATGATCTTCCTCGCCGCGACGCTCCCGGCGGTGCTGGTCGCCCCGTTCGCCGGGGCGCTCGCCGACCGCCGGGACCGCCGCCGGCTCATGCTGGCCAGCGACACCCTCGCCGCCGTGGGCACCGCCGCGCTGGCCGCCCTGGTCGCCGCCGACGCGCTCGCCGTGTGGCACATCTACCTGGCCACCGCGCTCAGCGCCGCCGCGTCCACCGTGCACCAGGTCGCCTACCAGGCGATGACCCCGGCGCTGGTCGGCAAGCGGCACCTCGGCCGGTTCAACGGGCTGATGCAGGTCTCCCGGGCGGTGCAGATCGCCGCGCCGCTGGTGGCCGGGGTGCTGGTGGTGACCATCGGCATCGGTGGCGTGATGGCCGTCGACCTGGTCACCTTCGTGGTCGCCGCCGGCACGCTGCTGCTGGTCCGGCTGCCCGCCGGGGTGACCCGACCGGCCGGGTCGGGCCCCGCCGAACCGGTGCTGCGCGGGGCCGCCGACGGCTGGCGGCACCTGCGGGAACGCCCCGGCCTGCTCCAGCTCATGGTGGTCTTCGGCGGGTACAACTTCCTGTTCGGCATCGCCGGGGTCCTGGTCCAGCCGCTGATCCTCTCGTTCGCCACGGCGGACACCCTCGGGGTGCTGATGTTCGCCGGCGGCGCGGGCCTGTTCGCCGGCAGCCTGGTGATGGGCGCCTGGGGCGGGCCGCCCCGGCGGATCGCCGCCGTCTGCGGCGGGCTCGCCGCCGGGGGAGCGGCCCTGGTGCTGCACGCCGCAGCCCCGTCCGCCTGGCTGATCGGGGTGGTCGCCCCGCTGTTCCTGTTCACCCTGCCGATCGTGAACAGCTCCACCATGACGCTCATCCAGACCAAGACCGAGCCGTCCGTGCTGGGCCGGGTGCTCGCCACCGCCCGGGTGGTCGGCGACGCCAGCGTGCCCCTGGCGTACGTGCTGGCCGGGCCGCTTGCCGACGGGATCTTCGAGCCGCTGCTGCGCCCCGACGGTCCGCTCGCCGACTCGGTCGGCGCGGTGATCGGCACCGGGGAGGGCCGGGGCATCGCCCTGGTGTTCGCGGTCACCGGGACGCTGATGGTGCTGCTCGCGGCCACCGCGTGGGCGCGTCCGGTGCTGCGCGGCGTCGACGACCTGCCCGACGCGATCCCCGCCGCGCCCGCCGCGCCCGCGCCCGACCCGCAGCCGTCCGACGTGGACGGCGCCGTGCCCACCAACCGCTGA
- the crcB gene encoding fluoride efflux transporter CrcB: MTILLVALGAAVGAPLRYLTDRAVQARLGPAFPWGTLTVNVTGSLLLGALVAVPVDPAVTALVGTGFCGALTTYSTFGYETLRLARGRARRAALANVTLSVGAGLAAAWLGFAAVRLLAG, from the coding sequence GTGACCATCCTGCTGGTCGCGTTGGGCGCGGCGGTCGGCGCTCCGCTGCGCTACCTCACCGACCGGGCCGTGCAGGCCCGGCTCGGCCCGGCCTTCCCGTGGGGGACGCTCACCGTCAACGTGACCGGATCGCTGCTGCTCGGCGCGCTCGTCGCCGTACCGGTCGATCCGGCGGTGACCGCGCTGGTCGGCACCGGCTTCTGCGGCGCGCTGACCACCTACTCCACCTTCGGCTACGAGACGCTGCGGCTGGCCCGGGGCCGGGCGCGGCGCGCCGCGCTGGCCAACGTGACGCTCAGCGTGGGCGCCGGGCTCGCCGCGGCGTGGCTGGGTTTCGCCGCCGTACGCCTGCTGGCCGGCTGA
- a CDS encoding lantibiotic dehydratase — MPEAHLVELDGGWGLWRWFVVRAAGFPVDLLAPLADPELAALADAVHAGGPGAGPEGGGVDPDGAERLARYLARFRVAERTLARALRDAAADPRIREAVAWQNPTALTTGFDTLLRRDPETVARTGRHRKTEALVTSYLHRYCAKNDTIGFFGPLRWARIDPAQTEPIRTVHDGTPGERVLHLEGWALAALGRALAPPLRPWLTPRLLPLLDVDGDTLRAPSAEPTPLEPTQAAVLRALRPDRTARQVVAAVRADPAAPTTDPARIHAALARLHADGRIAWTLEAPADDLRAADTMRTVVDRVDDPAVRGPALAAFDRLAAATDTVLAARGDATKVRDALATLGATFTELTGAAPQRAAGQLYAGRTLVFEECRRPDTLRIGPAALDALRAPLALLLDSARWYTAAGAALYRRALRGVFDQLAAGRPTGPVPLAELWLAARGLLIDDPGPVVRPLTRALRLRWERLLALPGESRRVWRGAADLRDGVAAVFPAGPPGWASAVQHSPDLMIAAPDLTAVAAGDVDWVLGELHPGYHTMRYASWVDCHPAPDELARAMTADLPDGVVRLAATDGQGGSATRFSPRLLGPADRRLVVAPDTCGHDPDRDLVLGGCDVLDRDGRLVVRQRRDGTCHDLLEVLADLVAANLMPHFRLLSPAPHRPRVTIDRLVVSRESWTFPAAGLDFAGDPDEAGRFLRIRAWLRRHGLPRHVFVRADGERKPVHVDLDSLASAEVLCRAVRRATRVAGPDARLTVTEMLPGPDQLWLTDRAGRRHSAELRFVAAPTGRPD, encoded by the coding sequence ATGCCCGAGGCGCATCTGGTCGAGCTCGACGGCGGCTGGGGTCTGTGGCGGTGGTTCGTCGTCCGGGCCGCCGGTTTCCCTGTCGACCTGCTCGCCCCGCTGGCCGACCCCGAGCTGGCCGCCCTCGCCGACGCGGTCCACGCCGGCGGCCCCGGCGCCGGCCCTGAAGGCGGCGGCGTTGATCCCGACGGCGCGGAACGGCTCGCGCGGTACCTGGCGCGGTTCCGGGTGGCCGAACGGACCCTGGCCCGGGCCCTGCGCGACGCCGCCGCCGACCCCCGGATCCGGGAGGCCGTCGCCTGGCAGAACCCGACCGCGCTGACCACCGGCTTCGACACCCTGTTGCGCCGCGACCCGGAGACCGTGGCCCGCACCGGCCGACACCGCAAGACCGAGGCGCTGGTCACCAGCTACCTGCACCGGTACTGCGCGAAGAACGACACGATCGGCTTCTTCGGCCCGCTGCGCTGGGCCCGGATCGACCCGGCACAGACCGAGCCGATCCGGACCGTCCACGACGGCACGCCCGGTGAACGCGTCCTCCACCTGGAAGGGTGGGCGCTGGCGGCGCTCGGCCGGGCGCTCGCCCCGCCGCTGCGGCCGTGGCTGACGCCCCGGCTGCTGCCCCTGCTCGACGTGGACGGCGACACCCTGCGGGCCCCGTCGGCCGAGCCGACACCGCTGGAGCCGACGCAGGCGGCCGTGCTGCGGGCGTTGCGCCCGGACCGCACCGCCCGGCAGGTCGTCGCGGCGGTCCGCGCCGACCCGGCCGCCCCGACCACCGACCCGGCGCGGATCCACGCCGCCCTGGCCCGGCTGCACGCCGACGGGCGGATCGCGTGGACCCTGGAGGCCCCCGCGGACGACCTGCGCGCCGCCGACACGATGCGGACCGTGGTGGACCGGGTCGACGATCCCGCCGTACGCGGACCGGCGCTGGCCGCCTTCGACCGGCTCGCCGCGGCGACGGACACCGTGCTGGCCGCCCGGGGCGACGCGACGAAGGTCCGTGACGCCCTGGCCACGTTGGGCGCGACCTTCACGGAGCTGACCGGCGCGGCTCCGCAGCGGGCGGCGGGGCAGCTCTACGCCGGCCGTACCCTGGTCTTCGAGGAGTGCCGGCGGCCGGACACGCTGCGCATCGGCCCGGCGGCGCTGGACGCGCTGCGGGCCCCGCTGGCCCTGCTGCTGGACAGCGCCCGCTGGTACACCGCCGCCGGGGCGGCCCTCTACCGGCGGGCGTTGCGCGGGGTCTTCGACCAGCTCGCCGCCGGCCGCCCGACCGGGCCGGTGCCGCTGGCCGAGCTGTGGCTGGCCGCCCGGGGCCTGCTGATCGACGACCCGGGGCCGGTGGTCCGTCCGCTCACCCGGGCGCTGCGCCTGCGCTGGGAACGTCTCCTCGCGCTGCCCGGGGAGAGCCGGCGGGTGTGGCGCGGCGCGGCCGACCTGCGCGACGGCGTCGCCGCGGTGTTCCCGGCCGGCCCGCCCGGCTGGGCCAGCGCGGTCCAGCACAGCCCCGACCTGATGATCGCCGCGCCGGACCTGACGGCCGTCGCCGCCGGGGACGTCGACTGGGTGCTCGGTGAGCTGCACCCCGGCTACCACACCATGCGGTACGCGAGTTGGGTCGACTGCCACCCGGCGCCCGACGAGCTGGCCCGGGCGATGACGGCCGACCTGCCCGACGGGGTGGTCCGGCTCGCCGCCACCGACGGGCAGGGCGGCAGCGCCACCAGGTTCTCCCCCCGGCTGCTCGGCCCGGCCGACCGGCGGCTGGTGGTCGCGCCGGACACCTGCGGCCACGACCCCGACCGGGATCTGGTCCTGGGCGGCTGCGACGTGCTCGACCGGGATGGCCGGCTGGTCGTCCGGCAGCGCCGTGACGGGACCTGCCACGACCTGCTGGAGGTGCTGGCCGACCTGGTCGCGGCGAACCTGATGCCGCACTTCCGGCTGCTCTCCCCGGCGCCGCACCGCCCCCGGGTGACCATCGACCGGCTGGTGGTCAGCCGGGAGTCGTGGACCTTCCCCGCCGCCGGCCTGGACTTCGCCGGCGACCCGGACGAGGCCGGTCGGTTCCTGCGGATCCGGGCCTGGCTGCGCCGTCACGGGCTGCCCCGGCACGTCTTCGTCCGCGCCGACGGGGAACGGAAACCGGTGCACGTCGACCTGGACAGTCTGGCGTCGGCGGAGGTGCTGTGCCGCGCGGTCCGCCGGGCGACGCGGGTGGCCGGGCCGGACGCCCGGCTGACCGTCACCGAGATGCTGCCCGGCCCGGACCAGCTCTGGCTCACCGACCGGGCGGGTCGCCGGCACAGCGCCGAGTTGCGCTTCGTCGCCGCCCCGACGGGTCGCCCCGACTGA
- a CDS encoding methyltransferase — MPVPLSPDEAKAFLDSDAAPAAYLDLLDAVSFRAVGAALRLGVFEALADGPLPVDQLAARTGGDPLGLRILLDALVGFGYLTSADGAWANSANTSRWLLRAVPDSFAPALSFWSALLTHWWQDLEASIRAGGPTGDFYAWLEQRPDVLADFQTMLRRLAAVLGEEIVELLPVPAGARSLLDVGGGHAGYPVAFLTAHPQLRATVVDLAGALAQGAETVAAAGLTDRVELRAGDLFTADLGAGHDLVLLFNIVHGYQREQTLTLLRRAAAALRPGGRVALLEPLAEAPDRPAGPGEAFVRMFSLNLFHTQGGRAYGYHELVDLLRLAGFTDVRQRLLTRSDTDHLVTAVLAG, encoded by the coding sequence ATGCCGGTGCCGTTGAGCCCGGACGAGGCGAAAGCCTTCCTCGACTCCGACGCGGCCCCCGCCGCGTACCTGGACCTGCTCGACGCGGTCTCCTTCCGGGCCGTCGGCGCCGCCCTGCGGCTGGGCGTGTTCGAGGCGCTGGCCGACGGCCCGCTGCCGGTCGACCAGCTCGCCGCCCGTACCGGCGGCGACCCGCTGGGGCTGCGGATCCTGCTCGACGCGCTGGTCGGGTTCGGCTATCTGACCAGCGCCGACGGGGCCTGGGCCAACAGCGCCAACACGTCCCGCTGGTTGCTGCGGGCCGTCCCGGACAGTTTCGCCCCGGCGCTGTCCTTCTGGTCCGCGCTGCTCACCCACTGGTGGCAGGACCTGGAGGCGTCGATCCGCGCCGGTGGCCCCACCGGCGACTTCTACGCCTGGCTGGAGCAGCGGCCGGACGTCCTCGCCGACTTCCAGACCATGCTCCGCCGGCTCGCCGCCGTGCTCGGCGAGGAGATCGTCGAGCTGCTGCCGGTGCCCGCGGGGGCCCGCAGCCTGCTCGACGTCGGCGGCGGGCACGCCGGCTACCCGGTCGCGTTCCTCACCGCCCATCCCCAGCTCCGGGCCACCGTCGTGGACCTGGCGGGGGCCCTGGCCCAGGGCGCGGAGACCGTCGCCGCCGCCGGGCTCACCGACCGGGTGGAGCTGCGCGCCGGCGACCTCTTCACCGCCGACCTCGGCGCCGGCCACGACCTGGTGCTGCTGTTCAACATCGTGCACGGCTACCAGCGCGAGCAGACGTTGACCCTGCTGCGCCGGGCCGCCGCCGCGCTGCGTCCCGGCGGTCGGGTCGCCCTGCTGGAGCCGCTCGCCGAGGCGCCCGACCGGCCGGCCGGGCCGGGGGAGGCGTTCGTCCGGATGTTCAGCCTGAACCTGTTCCACACCCAGGGCGGTCGCGCGTACGGCTACCACGAGCTGGTCGACCTGCTGCGCCTGGCCGGCTTCACCGACGTACGTCAGCGACTGCTCACCCGTTCGGACACTGACCATCTGGTGACCGCGGTGCTGGCCGGCTGA
- a CDS encoding CrcB family protein, with amino-acid sequence MADGPRTDPDVDLRRPADRVELRARPAATLGAIAAGGMLGALARAGAQAAVPHRPTGFPWATFGVNALGCLLIGALMVLLTRVWGGRWLLRPFLAVGALGGFTTFSAYAVEAQQAVRAGAPAVALAYLTGTLVAALAAARAGEAATDWLLDRRGVDR; translated from the coding sequence ATGGCCGACGGTCCGCGGACCGACCCGGACGTCGACCTGCGCCGACCCGCCGACCGGGTCGAGCTGCGCGCCCGCCCGGCGGCCACGCTCGGGGCGATCGCCGCCGGTGGCATGCTCGGCGCGCTGGCCCGGGCCGGGGCGCAGGCCGCCGTGCCGCACCGGCCCACCGGTTTCCCGTGGGCGACGTTCGGGGTGAACGCGCTCGGCTGCCTGCTGATCGGCGCGCTGATGGTGCTGCTCACCCGGGTCTGGGGCGGCCGATGGTTGCTGCGCCCGTTCCTCGCGGTCGGGGCGCTGGGCGGTTTCACCACCTTCTCCGCGTACGCGGTGGAGGCGCAGCAGGCGGTCCGGGCCGGCGCCCCGGCCGTCGCGCTGGCCTACCTGACCGGCACGCTCGTCGCCGCGCTGGCGGCGGCCCGGGCCGGGGAGGCGGCCACCGACTGGCTGCTGGACCGGCGTGGGGTGGACCGGTGA